A portion of the Candida dubliniensis CD36 chromosome R, complete sequence genome contains these proteins:
- a CDS encoding eukaryotic translation initiation factor 4e, putative (Similar to S. cerevisiae TIF45) produces MSEELAQKTEGLSLDSKTVFDSKEEFNAKHPLNSRWTLWYTKPQTNKSENWHDLLKPVITFSSVEEFWGIYNSIPPANQLPLKSDYHLFKEGIRPEWEDEANSKGGKWQFSFNKKSEVNPIINDLWLRGLLAVIGETIEDEENEVNGIVLNIRKQAYRVGIWTKDCDESKLKIVGERLKKVLQLTDEQKVEFMSHDASNTRGAEPQIVL; encoded by the coding sequence ATGTCTGAAGAATTAGCTCAAAAAACAGAAGGATTGTCGTTGGATTCCAAGACTGTTTTCGACtccaaagaagaatttaatGCAAAGCATCCATTGAACAGTAGATGGACATTATGGTACACTAAACCACAAACAAATAAGAGTGAAAACTGGCACGATTTGTTAAAGCCAGTCATAACCTTCTCGTCAGTTGAAGAATTTTGGGGGATTTACAACTCGATTCCACCAGCAAATCAATTACCATTGAAGTCAGACTACCATTTGTTTAAAGAAGGAATTAGACCAGAATGGGAAGATGAGGCTAACTCCAAGGGTGGTAAATGGCAGTTTTCTTTCAACAAGAAACTGGAAGTCAATCCAATCATAAATGATTTGTGGTTAAGAGGGTTGTTGGCAGTTATTGGTGAAACCATTGAggatgaagaaaatgaagtTAATGGTATTGTGTTGAACATCAGAAAACAAGCTTACAGGGTTGGTATTTGGACCAAAGATTGTGATGAATCGAAATTGAAGATTGTTGGCGAGAGATTGAAGAAAGTCTTGCAATTAACCGACGAACAAAAAGTTGAATTCATGTCGCATGATGCCTCCAATACTAGAGGTGCTGAACCtcaaattgttttgtaa